From the Candidatus Bathyarchaeota archaeon A05DMB-5 genome, the window AAAAACCTAAATCTAATATACTCCCAAACAAGTGAGAATTCGAAGCATGCTTCTCTGCGATCTGGCAACGGTCCAGCCCAAATAATTAGTTTCTACAAAATATTGTCAAACGGTGTGTAGAAATTGTAGAATAAGCGAATGTTTTCCGTTAGTGGCGTGCCTATTGTTCTCCGATAACTTGAATTATAACCGTCCTTCTTCTTGAATGCACGTCTGTTTCTACGAATAGTAATGATTGCCATGTTCCAAACTCTACTCTGCCGTCAACTACTGGCAAAGTCTTGTCAGGCGGCAAAAGCAGAGATCTTAAGTGCGAATGAGCGTTTGACGGATGATTATATGCGCCATGTTTTGGAACTAATTTCTCAAGTAACGCTTTGATGTCATTTAGTAAGCTGTAATCGTTTTCTGTTAAAACTAATACGCCCGTAGCGTGTGGTGCAAAAACGTGGACTACA encodes:
- a CDS encoding YjbQ family protein codes for the protein MSGFKVFNTSISFQTKGEIEFVDLTDKVQETVAKSGVKNGVVHVFAPHATGVLVLTENDYSLLNDIKALLEKLVPKHGAYNHPSNAHSHLRSLLLPPDKTLPVVDGRVEFGTWQSLLFVETDVHSRRRTVIIQVIGEQ